DNA from Triticum aestivum cultivar Chinese Spring chromosome 7D, IWGSC CS RefSeq v2.1, whole genome shotgun sequence:
TTTAGCCCGCGAAATGTTATGAACTTGACAAACCTATACGAGTTATCTGCTTGTGAATCATCTGTTATGATGGCATGTGGGTCTCTTGCACTGTCTAAGGAATGCCAATGTTTGTGGTATTAGGTCGTCTACTAATTTAGTATCACCATTATGTGCTTTTGCAATTACAGAAATGCACTAGGCACTGCTGATCCGCAAAATTCGACTTTTGTGGAACAGGCAGATTATTAATGTTTTGTTCTCTGCAAATTGGAACATGCTTATACCAGAATAGGTGATCTTGTTTGATATTGTGAACTCTGGATGTGTACTCTAAAGATGGGAGAGAGCCACTGTTTTGGTGGATTTGGATCATAATATTGTTTTCAAACAAGGGTCAATCTAGACTAAACTGGCTGCTTGTCAAGCTTATGCCGGAGCCTGGAAGCCTTGTGATAGTATTAACATGTTTAGGATACTATATGAACTCGCTTATATGCTGCAAAAAAGTAACAAAATCTCATCTTTAATCTTTACCCACTCATTTTAATCTGGGGCTTCAGTTTTTCTCCTAAAATGCGCTGCATGGTGCTGTCATGTACTTGAGCAGTGCAATCCTATAACACTAGTTTTAGCATCCAGGGATTGTGATTGTCGTAAACATACTCGTGTACTTAGAAACTGCTTGGATATGTTGGATTATTGTGAATATTATCTTGAAATAGAGGGCATAATATAACAGAAGTAGTATGGTGACACATGGTGGGTGGTAAGTTGGAGGATGACTTGACAAACAATAAAGGGCAACAAGCTAGACTGGACTAAGCATTCATGCAGTCATTGTCAAATTTGCACCTTTTCCTAACAAACAAAGTTATTGATTAatgagctcaaggagcaactttctTACATGATTTATAATCACAACCGACCTTTCCAATTTTCCATTTCAGCAATGTTAACCGTTGATGATGATGAATTCTGGAAAGGAGTTCTGCCGCTGGAGTTTGGATTGCTGCCAGCACTTCAGGATGCTGTCACCGTCGTTGGTTACCCTATTGGGGGAGACACAATTTCTGTGACAAGTGGTGTAGTATCTAGGATAGAAATACTCTCATATGTTCATGGTTCTACAGAACTTCTTGGACTACAGGTATATTTTTCCAGGAAATTTGCATGCTTTTAGTTGTCTATATGTTGTTTTTGTAATCATGGAATTATAATTAACCCTCTTTATGAACATCTGTAACGTTGATTGTTACTTATGAACAGATAGATGCAGCTATAAATTCAGGAAACTCTGGGGGCCCTGCTTTTAATGATCAGGGAAAATGTGTCGGTATAGCTTTTCAATCTCTTAAACACGAAGATGCAGAAAACATAGGCTATGTTATACCCACCCCGGTTATTAAGCACTTCATTCAAGACTATGAGAAATCTGGAGAGTACACAGGTAATTCTTATTCTGTTGTTGCTTATTCTGTAACTCTTGTAAACCATGTTTATCTTGATGGTGCATGAATGAAAAGGGTTTATGTTAGAACATCTTATGTAGACATATGTATATATTTTGATTTCATTAATATTTGCAAAAGCAGTGTGTTTATTTTAATAATTTTTGTCTTACTCTTACTTTCTTCTATGAGTTCTATCAGCTTCCATGTAATTATCATTGCAAAAGGACTGGTGTGATTGTTATCCTTATCGGTTATAAGTTCCTCAATCCGACAGGCATGGTCTAAAGTTTTCAGTGTTGACCACAATTTACAGAGGAATAAACTGTTATTTCAGGGAAACAGTGTCTTAACCAAAAATATGGAATCCTATATCCTATATGCTTAAATGGTTGATCCCCACTAACTCAATTCTCTTAACATGCAACTATGCCAACCCATCATGCCATCAACCATGCCCCGCTAACTTTAATTCTCTTAACATGCATCTATGTCAGTTCACCATGCTACGATGCTTGAGGAAAAAGACCCAACTTAACATGCACCATCAAACATGCCACTCATATTCAATAATCAATaataaattgtactccctccgttccatattataagacgtttttgcaagctaacatagttttcaaaaaacgtcttatattggggatggagggagtatgtattTTAGCTTCAAAATTCCATATTGCTAAATTTTTGTACTATCAGATCTCATAGAAACAACCGCATCCAATTTCTGCAGCAAATGTGATGCGATTCATTCATTGTTTGGTTAGCACTGTCAAAAATTGAAACTTAAGCAGCCCCTTAGTTCTTCTTCCTTTGGCGTTGTTTGTGTTCACCTGGAAATTATTCTTATGCACTGCATGTCACATGTGCTCCTGGTGCACATTGTACCTGCATTGCCTGTATGAGTAGTTTAAAAGATATTTTAAATTCACAGTGCAGAACATAGTGTTGTACCCCATGCAATCTGGTGTGCGTTTTGTTCTCTTATAacctcgtactccctccgtcccataatataagagcgtttttgaaaCTACACTAGTGTcataaacgatcttatattatgggatggagggagtagatcttTTGATGGATGGAGGGCTTGctttttttttgttaaaaaaatgttGTGTGCTAATTATTTCTCTTGTATTAATAGCCATTTTATAACTGGTAAACCTGGTAGATGTGGACATGCATAATCTTCTTTGTTTTGCATCCAACTAGCTTACCATTTGCCTGCATTCCCCTGCCAGGTTTCCCTATACTTGGGATAGAATGGCAGAAAATGGAAAATCCCGATCTCCGCAAGGCAATGGGAATGAAATCTGACCAAAAAGGTGTTCGCATCAGAAGAATTGAACCAACTGCTCCTGAATCTGGATGCATGCAACCTTCTGATATTATTCTTAGCTTTGATGGTATTGACATCGCCAACGATGGCACAGGTTTGTTATAGCTTCTGGCATACTTTATACATGTATATTATCATGCATTCTTGATCACTTCATGGATCATGTCATATTGTGGCACAGGTTTGTTATAGCTTCTGTCATAGTTTATACATGTATCTGATACCACTTTCCAGTAGTTCCCCAGTTGATTTGAGTAAATATCACTAATCTGATTACTAGTGTTTTATGCAAATACAACCGTCAGATAATATGAATAAAAGTCCACCTTTTGGCCCCAAACTTGTCAAAAGTTCACTTTTTGACGCCCCAACTCTAAGACAAGATTTGCTACCTCGAACTACGAAATCCGCCCGTTTTTTCACCCTCAGGTGGTTTTGCAAGTGATATTGGCTGATGTGGATGCCATGTGTCTACCGCATCACTGCCGTGCCATTCCCATGTCACGGTGTTTCTGTTATTGATCTTCTTGACCAATGTTTCTTCCATTTCTGGCATTTTTTTGGAAGCTTTTTATCTGAATGAATGGTGGAGTTTGTTTTTTAGACTGTTTTCTGTTGTAGTATTTGTTTTATTTATGGTAGTAGTATTGTGGATAGTGGCATGCATGTCACCGAAGATTACTTGTGAGACCAGCCAAGGATGAAACAGACGGTTTCAATAGTTTGAGGTTGCAATTCAAACAGTTTTAGATTTTAAGGTAGAGAAGATATCTCTTGCCAAAGTTTAGGCTGGAAAGTAGTTTTTTCTCATGGATTTTTGAGCAGTAATAAGAATACCGGAGTAAGTATACTTAGATGTTTTCATTCGATTAAAATACACAATTGCATGTTTTCCAGATAAAGTCCTGCTTATCAGTCAAGGAAAATGCTTCCACTTGCTTACTTTTCTTTTCTTGGTCACCCAGTTCCATTCAGGCATGGAGAGCGCATTGGCTTCAGTTACCTAGTTTCACAGAAGTATACTGGTGAGAAGGCACGTGTCAAAGTTCTCCGGAATTCGAAAATTCATGAATTCAACATAAAGCTCTCAATCCACAAAAAGCTCATTCCAGCTCATATAAAGGGCAGGCCGCCGTCGTACTACATTGTTGCAGGCTTTGTTTTTATGGTTGTATCTGTTCCATATCTTCGATCTGAGGTATGTTATCTTTGCCCTCTCTCCTCTGCCCTAGGCAATAGTAACCAAAATATCATATTCTTGTTTGGTTGTCTCCGTAGACACACTTCAGGGGAAATAATGCTTTACAGAAGATGTTCTTAATTATGGAAATTTGTTAAAATCTTCGAAAGTTGCTATCTCGTTTTGTTTGGAAAAAAATTAGTTATATACATGCTTATCCTGTATGTGTGCTGAGCCTTGACAACTGTTTCTGTCTTTTTCTAATGTAGCGAATTGCCATGTATGCTTGTCATGCTTTAACAATGAACATGATGTCATGATTGCACTGATTATCTTGTTTGTGCTCTGTATGCTACAAATATAATCACCTGAACGGCATTATTGAAAAGTTGGTCTCTTTGTTGATGGAATTTGACTTTTGAAGTTTATTTCCTCTGGATTTTGCAGTTTTTTTAGTTCACTTTTAAAATTTATGGTCATAATTTTGATTGTAAAACTAACTAGAATGCTTGATGATCAGTATGGAAAAGATTACGAATTTGATGCCCCCGTCAAGTTGTTGGACAAGCATTTACATGCAATGGCACAATCACCTGATGAGCAGCTTGTGGTGGTCTCACAGGTCTGTAAATTCCTTTCTCTTAACCGACTTTGAAAGCTTTTATGCTATGTCGCACAAGCCCATCCATCTTGCTTTGCGTTAAAGCGATAGAATTACCATTTGACACCAATTTTATCATCTTGCAGGTGCTTGTGGCAGATATCAATATTGGTTATGAAGAACTAGTCAATACTCAGGTAGTTATGGGTGATCCTATGTGGATATTCCTAGTTTTGAGTTtcgatttttcaaagttttgtcTACATATGCAGTTCAAGAACTAAATCCGTGTGTCTGTACTCACATGAAGTATTATTGTCCTGCTGCATCAATTTATCCTTAGCATGCCAGTTAAACTATTTAAACTCTGACTATTTGTATAATTttaacttgtactccctccgtccggtgaagagtgtacatctagaaaatttaggacaaattatggagttgagtaaaaaatgcattggaaaggtgcaagccactatctctctcctctttaattacccaccctccaatgagctaagtgcatgtagaaattaagaagaccatgtgtagattgctattggtcttgattaccgcgtgatgagagagaagtattttttccaactttaaagtgcattgggaagataaaagtacactcttttgtggacaaattttgaacctagatgtacactcttcaccggacggagggagtaagcaTTAAGATTGGACATGAGAAATGGTATGAACATGGTTGTTGTCTCAAAAGTACGATCATATTTTTGGAAGTTCTGTTAGTATAACAAGAATTAGCAGTAAAGGTAAGAGGAATGCTGTTCTTTTTTCTGAAGTGGAATGACTGCACACGTGGCTTTCAGAAGCCAGATTGTAGCATCGGTACTAAATATAGTGGACATTCTTAGTTTACATGCCATTCTCCAAGGCATGTAGTAAACTTAACATTCTTTTTTTAGCTGTTCCCTTATTCAATTGTATTATCTCCCTCTTTTTTTGAATAATATAGGTTCGTGCGTTCAATGGGAAACCAGTAAATAATTTGAAGCAGCTGGCGACCATGGTGGAAGATTGCAAGGAGGAGTTCCTGAAGTTTGACATGGATTACGACCAGGTAGTCAAATTGCCACCTATATTTTTAATGTTCTGTTGAATGTCAAGCGTGCTTGGAAGTAACCGTCGGATGATTTGGCAGGTTGTCGTTCTCGAGATGAAAACAGCTAGGGCTGCTACTCAGGACATTCTAACAACACACTGCATACCTTCAGCGATGTCAGATGACCTGAAGGCCTGAGTAAAAGCACGGTGGTTGCCGATACCACTATATTTGGCGATCCCATTGGCACACAATTCCAGTTGGATTATACAATGCCAAGTGCACGAGAAACCCCTCTGCAGCAATGAGTGCTGCTGAAGTTTTGGATGTGGAAGAGCATTATGGTTCGGCAAAGAAAGGCGAATGGTGGCAAACACCGCATCCTGACTGGCCAGGTTGAAAATGCATGCGGCACCAAGCAACCGAGAAACCTGTAGAATAGCAGCAAACGAAGTTTTGTTCTCATTTGATTTATTGAATCAACACCTGAAAACTCGTTGCATTTGCGTATCCGTATCCGTATCGTCATGTTTGCCGTGATATATTCACTTTAAACCTCTGCAATCTTTTACTCAGGTGGTGATGCTTTTTTCTTTGGGTACCAATTGTTCGCTTTTCTGGAGTACTCAAGTGTCTTTTTCTACCAAAGTATTGTTTTTCTGGATACATTCCTTGAGTGGCAGTGGTGGTTGTCGTGTGTGTTGCTTGTAAAGAGAGCTTTGGCTTGGAGCACAAGTGACGGAGGTGGGTCTGGTGCAGTTTTGGACCCTGGTCGACGGCGATGCGTGATTTTGACGAGCCTTTTTCCTTGGTCATCCCTTCCCGTGGAAGCAAATCCGCCATACCTACTTGCCATGATTCTGGTAGGTGTCTTGTATGATTTCCATCCCTTTCGTTCCAGTGGAGTCGATCCAGTCTGTGCAAATGTTGTTAAAAAATGCTTCATCACAACAGCTGGTATCAATACGGGACCATAGCTGATGCACAGAGGTCGACAGGTATAGTGCAATTTTGTCGTGCAAAGAATCTGACCAAAAACAGCCCTTGGTCACGTTGGTCACTGTTTCCCTTTCCCGTGAAAATAGACAAATCTAGCCCTTTTCTAAAACACGTCATGCAAATGGGCCATTCTATGAAATATTTTTAGATGCGGGCCATTCTGTGctaaagtttcaaaaaaaaaagtctCAATTTTCACCCTTCTCCCCAGCAGGAGCGTGTAGAAACTTTTGTTCCCGACACAGGATAGTAGGACCTTCGACGGTGTGACTGACAGGTGGTGGTGGCAGCACCGCGGCCTGCCACAGCACCATGCCCGTTTGATGTGCAGGAGCATCACATGGCATGCCAAAGCAGGCGTACGTGCGCGCCGGCGGCATGTGACGCTGCTGCCAAACGCGCACCGCCACCGGCCACCGGCCACGACGGACGCACGTACCGTCCTGCAGCCGTTGCCATGCATGCGGTTGCAGTCAAATTAGGCGCCGACCACGCCGGAGCTACGTGCAGCCCTCAGCCCCGCTGCCACTCCAACGTCAACGTCACATGCAATGCAACACATCGACAACACACCTGTGATTGAAGAACATCTATCTATGGTTGGATTGCAGGATTTGCCCAACCATCAAGATCTCCGGGCTGAGTTTATTGGACACGACATGAATGGCACGTCGCAGCTGTTTATCGAGCCAAAAATAAGTACTAAGAGGTCCTGAGTGGGCTTCTCTATTAACCATGCCATGAATagaaaaactactccctccgtcgcataatataagagcgtttgacATTGGAATATTTCCCGGGAAAAAAGCACGACTCATAATCAATTACATAATCCGACTCGTGGATCCAGGTGCGATCGAGTAGGCCGCAGCATCTGAAGCAGAGCACGGCATCTGTCACCACAGCAAAACTGCAAAAAATATAAAGAGAGCGGTGGAGAAGGATGTGACGGTGACCTGCTCCCTTCGCCTCTCCCTCTCTTCAGCTTCCCTTTGCCAAGAAGCCACCACGGCACCAGACGCACAACCGAAGAACGAGCGAACCAACCAACCCCTCGCTCACTGAAACTTCTCAAGCCCCCCGTTCCTCCGCTCgctctgccactgctactgctagcTAGGCCGCTGCCGCTTCAGTCGGCTTCCCTTCCTTGTCGTCGAGTTAGCCGGCCGGCATGGCGTCCAGCGCCTCCCGGTTCATCAAGTGCGTGACggtcggcgacggcgccgtcggcaAGACCTGCATGCTCATCTGCTACACCAGCAACAAGTTCCCCACCGTAATGCCCACACCCCCTCCTCTCTATTTGTCTTTGGGTTACAAATTTCGGGCTCTCTTGGGTTCCAGGAAACGCCAGGGCTCAGGATTCCCCCCATTTGCATCCTGCTCCGGTTTGCTAGATTCGCCTACTTGTTTGTGTATACAATTTTGAAATCGTTGCTAGAATTTCACATCCGAGAGTAAATATTCTGCCAGGTTTTCAACTTCCTTTTCTGTTTGTGCTGGGCCTTTTTACAGGACTATGTACCCACCGTGTTCGACAATTTCAGCGCCAACGTGGTGGTGGACGGCACCACCGTGAACCTGGGCCTCTGGGACACTGCAGGTTCTTTACTTATCCATGCTGCCTGTTTTGTTTCGCAGCTCCACATTTGCAGTTTCCTTTCATGTCTTGTATATATAATTATTACACCACTCTTTCTTTGGGAGCTGCCACAGGATTTTATCCGTGGTCTTATCGTGTGGAGTTCAATTTGTTCACAGGGCAGGAGGATTACAACAGACTGAGACCGCTGAGCTACCGGGGAGCCGACGTCTTCGTGCTCGCCTTCTCGCTCGTCAGCCGCGCCAGCTACGAGAACATCATGAAGAAGGTGCGTATCTATTCTACACCACTACTAGTGGTTCTACACCATCTTGGATCGATGGTTTGGCTATTCATTCAGTTGGTTTTTATCGTGTGCTTGCTTATTTCCCCTTTCAGTGGCTACCGGAGCTTCAGCACCATGCGCCCAGCGTGCCGATAGTGTTGGTTGGTACAAAATATGGTGAGTTGTGTGGCTGTCAAGGAAGGCACTTTTTTCATTTGGCTGCATATTTGTCCGTGATATTTGGTTTGTACGTTGCTGCCTAGTTGGTAGTGGCTAGGATCTTGTTTGTCTTTTCATTGTTGGAAATACTATGCTTGCTTTCCTTGTGATGCTTCTTGGACTACTGTCATACTACTAATTATTGTAGTACATGTTTAAATGCTACCAAAAGTAAAGGATAAATGATACTAGTAGTAGTGCATGTTTGGAGCAAATGCATATATATTACCCAGTTCGTTGTCAGTCTCAACAATCAGTGGCCCAGAAGACCATTTCTTATGGATCACTTCTTGCTTGAGAAGAGGGATTGCTTTCTCCTTCCATCACACTTCGCGAATGGATTGGCGTAAGAAAACATCTATTCTTTCAtataaaaaggaaaacaaaaaaaagtgctgAAGCCATAGCTTCTAGGATTACACGAAGCAAGGAAAATAATCTGGATTTCTGTTTTCCATTTTTGCTCCTGCCGAGATTTTGAAAATCTTGGAATGCTGGCGTTTGAATTCAAATCCAAAATTTGAGCAACTTCAGAATATACTACCCGTATGAGTCTCACGTGGTTGCTCAAAGGATGAGTTTTTCCATATATGCCCGTCAAGTGGTAGCATTTAAAGATGCCTGTGCAGTGTTAATAATGTGACACATAGGCTGATTGATCAGGCAGGACAAACTTTTCTTAAAGATCTGAACTCGTTTCTGCAAATACTGATCTTTCTTGCACAGCAAACTATACAGAAGCCATTTGTTGTTTTTTAAATACAGTGCCTGCAATCATATATTGCAAGCCTTTTAGTTTTGTCCATCATACAATTTTTGTCAATCAATCATGATATTACTTACATACAGATCTCCGTGAAGACAAACAATACTTGCTTGACCATCCTGGCGTTGTGCCTGTTACTGCAGCTCAGGTATTATCCCCGGTCCCCATACACCATGGTTACCTGAAGGCTGGAAAACGTTCACAGTTGGCCTTTGATTTCTTcatatctactccctctgttcctaaatacaagtctttttaaagatgccaatacggactacatacaaagcaaaataaatAATTCTACActttaaaatgtgtctatatacatccgaatgtagtccttattgaaatctctaaaatgacttatatttagaaacggaggactACATTTTttctagaaaaggaggatgacccccggcctctgcatctgagcgatgcatacggtcactttattaattattctcacaagaccttacaaagtaatacaacagtaagcctaaagccgccgtctaagcaactctatccagttgatgaaggggcgcagatagcgtgggcctaataccaaacagacatcgcagccaaacctaacatctaagacccgaggtcccatccaggacgcctgccgggtatgggtctcgccggtccggcgtgcactcagaggccgccgccgccaactgccaccgctccatcttcagaactgtactgatgcatcaaccttgctcggtctagctatcgtcgacgccaccacggcgcccaacggcacctcctccctgcgcgcaaaaaACTGAGCACGtcacggtcgccactgatacacctcagcaccatgctgccaagtaccaccagccgacacagccaGGACGACGCCGCCCTCACCAGCAGAGGCCGCCGCCTCAAACCCTAGGCCCGAGCCCAAGCAGCGTCGCGGCCGAgggcctcgccgccaccctcaTCGGCGGCCGCGCTGGGGACCCGGCGCccgcctccggcggcggcgaggacagGAAACAAGAAGGGAAGGAGGCGGACGGGGGGGTTGGtcgcccccgagtcgccctcgaGAGGGCGACGCGAGGGAACGAGGGGAGGGAGGAGTCGGCCCAAGTGTGAAATCTCATATTTGAAATCACCACACTCCATCATCTCATGTTTGTCTACTCTTCCTTCCACCCTTACCTCGTAGGGGGAGGAACTCCGCAAGCACATTGGCGCAACCTGCTACGTCGAATGCAGCTCAAAGACACAGCAGGTTAATTTCTTGTGTTGGCTTTCTGAAGGCTTACATAAATCCCTGTTATATTTTCGGTGCATCCTTCGAATTCTAGATTAAATTGTTGTGCAGAATGTCAAAGCTGTGTTTGATGCTGCCATCAAAGTAGTGATCAAGCCTCCAACAAAGCAgagggaaaggaagaagaagaa
Protein-coding regions in this window:
- the LOC123164984 gene encoding protease Do-like 9 encodes the protein MDNHDAPKRKRGRKPKPPAAAAAPANGTHDSAPSPKPKRGRKPKPPAAASPDNDHPSSPLAAAADTPEPGSSSGPRGRRKSRRGRHELPSDADAALRAPPSPTRRGASKGAANMKVDVPAVEPLRWEQVAKVMPSMDAVVKVFCVHTEPNFSMPWQRKRQYSSSSSGFIIGGRRVLTNAHSVEHYTQVKLKKRGSDTKYLATVLAIGNECDIAMLTVDDDEFWKGVLPLEFGLLPALQDAVTVVGYPIGGDTISVTSGVVSRIEILSYVHGSTELLGLQIDAAINSGNSGGPAFNDQGKCVGIAFQSLKHEDAENIGYVIPTPVIKHFIQDYEKSGEYTGFPILGIEWQKMENPDLRKAMGMKSDQKGVRIRRIEPTAPESGCMQPSDIILSFDGIDIANDGTVPFRHGERIGFSYLVSQKYTGEKARVKVLRNSKIHEFNIKLSIHKKLIPAHIKGRPPSYYIVAGFVFMVVSVPYLRSEYGKDYEFDAPVKLLDKHLHAMAQSPDEQLVVVSQVLVADINIGYEELVNTQVRAFNGKPVNNLKQLATMVEDCKEEFLKFDMDYDQVVVLEMKTARAATQDILTTHCIPSAMSDDLKA
- the LOC100682409 gene encoding rac-like GTP-binding protein 4, whose protein sequence is MASSASRFIKCVTVGDGAVGKTCMLICYTSNKFPTDYVPTVFDNFSANVVVDGTTVNLGLWDTAGQEDYNRLRPLSYRGADVFVLAFSLVSRASYENIMKKWLPELQHHAPSVPIVLVGTKYDLREDKQYLLDHPGVVPVTAAQGEELRKHIGATCYVECSSKTQQNVKAVFDAAIKVVIKPPTKQRERKKKKARQGCASLGVLSRRKLACFK